From the genome of Flavobacterium luteolum, one region includes:
- a CDS encoding NADP-dependent isocitrate dehydrogenase → MNKSKIFYTLTDEAPLLATYSLLPIVQAFTATAGIEIETRDISLAGRILSNFPDSLTDAQKTGDALAELGQLATQPEANIIKLPNISASVPQLKAAIAELQSHGYNVPNFPEDPQNDAEKEIKAKYAKVLGSAVNPVLREGNSDRRAPRAVKNFAKANPHSMGAWSADSKTKVASMSGGDFYGSEKSLTVNEANDVKIEFVAKDGSTTVLKASTPLKAGEIIDSSVLSVSKLKAFAADVIAEAKAAGVLLSVHLKATMMKVSDPIIFGAIVEVYFADVFKKYASLFAELNVDTRNGLGDIYAKIAGRPEQAEVEAAIDQAIANGPALAMVNSDKGITNLHVPSDVIVDASMPAMIRTSGQMWNKEGKAQDTFAVIPDRSYAGVYTATIDFCKKHGAFDPKTMGSVPNVGLMAQKAEEYGSHDKTFQMKADGVVRVVDANGNVLMEQNVEANDIFRMCQAKDAPIQDWVKLAVNRARLSSTPAVFWLDENRAHDRELIIKVQKYLKDYDTTNLDIRILNPIAATEFTLDRIIKGLDTISVTGNVLRDYLTDLFPILELGTSAKMLSIVPLMNGGGLFETGAGGSAPKHVEQFTEEGYLRWDSLGEFLALGASLEHLGQTLDNSKAIVLSETLDQANDKFLANDKSPARKVGQIDNRGSHFYLAFYWAQALAAQTKDAELKAIFTPIAAEFEANEAKIDAELIGAQGKPQNIGGYYQPTPELVSKAMRPSETFNAIVAKIK, encoded by the coding sequence ATGAATAAATCAAAAATTTTTTACACCTTAACTGATGAGGCGCCTTTATTGGCAACGTACTCTTTGTTACCAATTGTTCAAGCTTTTACAGCAACAGCTGGAATTGAAATCGAAACCAGAGATATTTCGCTGGCAGGAAGAATTTTATCAAACTTCCCAGATTCTTTGACAGATGCTCAAAAAACTGGAGATGCTTTGGCAGAATTAGGCCAATTAGCAACTCAGCCAGAAGCAAACATTATCAAATTACCAAACATTTCAGCATCTGTACCGCAATTAAAAGCGGCAATTGCTGAATTACAATCGCACGGATACAACGTACCAAATTTCCCAGAAGATCCTCAAAACGACGCTGAAAAGGAAATTAAAGCTAAATATGCAAAAGTATTAGGTTCTGCTGTAAACCCTGTTTTACGTGAAGGAAACTCTGACCGTAGAGCTCCAAGAGCAGTTAAAAACTTTGCAAAAGCAAATCCACACTCAATGGGTGCTTGGTCTGCTGACTCAAAAACTAAAGTAGCTTCTATGTCAGGCGGTGATTTTTACGGAAGTGAAAAATCATTGACTGTAAATGAAGCAAATGATGTAAAAATCGAATTTGTTGCTAAAGATGGTTCAACAACTGTTCTTAAAGCAAGTACTCCATTAAAAGCTGGAGAAATTATCGACAGTTCAGTTTTAAGCGTAAGCAAATTAAAAGCTTTTGCTGCTGATGTAATCGCTGAAGCAAAAGCTGCAGGAGTTTTACTTTCTGTACACTTAAAAGCTACAATGATGAAAGTTTCTGATCCAATTATCTTTGGCGCTATCGTTGAAGTATATTTTGCAGATGTTTTCAAAAAATACGCTTCTTTATTCGCTGAATTAAATGTTGATACAAGAAACGGTTTAGGTGATATCTACGCTAAAATTGCTGGAAGACCTGAGCAAGCAGAAGTTGAAGCTGCTATCGATCAAGCAATCGCAAACGGTCCAGCTTTAGCAATGGTTAATTCTGATAAAGGAATTACAAACTTACACGTTCCATCTGACGTAATTGTTGATGCTTCTATGCCAGCAATGATCCGTACTTCTGGACAAATGTGGAACAAAGAAGGTAAAGCACAAGATACATTTGCTGTTATTCCTGACCGTTCTTACGCTGGAGTTTATACTGCAACTATTGATTTCTGTAAAAAACACGGTGCTTTTGATCCAAAAACAATGGGAAGTGTTCCTAACGTTGGATTAATGGCTCAAAAAGCTGAAGAATACGGATCTCACGACAAAACTTTCCAAATGAAAGCTGACGGAGTTGTACGTGTTGTTGATGCAAACGGAAATGTTTTAATGGAGCAAAACGTTGAAGCTAATGACATTTTCAGAATGTGTCAGGCTAAAGACGCTCCTATTCAAGACTGGGTTAAATTGGCTGTAAACAGAGCTCGTTTATCTAGCACTCCTGCTGTTTTCTGGTTAGACGAAAACAGAGCACACGATAGAGAATTGATCATAAAAGTTCAAAAATACCTTAAAGACTACGATACTACAAATCTAGATATCCGTATTTTAAACCCGATTGCTGCTACTGAATTTACTTTAGACAGAATCATCAAAGGTTTAGATACTATTTCTGTAACAGGAAACGTTTTACGTGACTACTTAACAGATTTATTCCCAATTTTAGAATTAGGAACTTCTGCTAAAATGCTTTCTATCGTTCCTTTAATGAATGGTGGTGGATTGTTCGAAACTGGTGCTGGAGGTTCTGCTCCTAAACACGTTGAGCAATTTACAGAAGAAGGATACTTACGTTGGGATTCATTAGGAGAATTTTTAGCTCTTGGTGCTTCATTAGAGCATTTAGGACAAACTTTAGATAATTCTAAAGCAATTGTTTTATCTGAAACTTTAGACCAAGCAAACGATAAATTCTTAGCAAACGATAAATCTCCAGCTCGTAAAGTGGGTCAGATTGATAACCGTGGTTCTCACTTCTATTTAGCATTCTACTGGGCTCAAGCTTTGGCTGCTCAAACTAAAGATGCTGAATTAAAAGCGATCTTTACTCCAATTGCAGCTGAATTTGAAGCTAACGAAGCTAAAATCGATGCTGAATTAATTGGTGCTCAAGGTAAACCTCAAAACATTGGCGGTTACTACCAACCAACACCAGAATTGGTAAGCAAAGCAATGCGTCCAAGCGAAACTTTCAACGCTATTGTTGCTAAAATCAAATAA
- a CDS encoding TonB-dependent receptor → MITKKTCTFFLFILTIFTSFAQEKFTLSGIISDSKNNETLIGVNIFIPSLKIGTTTNEYGFYSLSVPKGEYDIEISYVGYQTIQKHISLHQDTKSNFSIKEGGEELQEVVITENKGKINVKSPEMSVNKLSISTIKKMPVVLGEVDVIKSILLLPGVTNAGEGASGFNVRGGGADQNLILLDEATIFNSSHVFGFFSVFNPDAIKDLKLYKGGIPARYGGRASSVLEIYQKDGSSKDFHMNGGIGLISSRLLAEGPIVKDKGSFLIGGRASYAHLFLKLSEDNKNNSAYFYDLNTKLSYKLNDNNSLYLSGYFGRDVFSLNKSFTNTYGNSTLNLRWNHLYSNKLFSNLSLIYSDYYYGLDLDFVGFNWDSGIKNYNIKYDFKHYLSDKLKLNYGVNGIYYDFNPGTIKPTSEDSGINPDQLDKKYAFEPSVYLDAESQLSKKITVAYGLRYSLFYRLGASTINYYDNNQAVVFNNDMQIYEKGTPTSTKYFSQNKVIQSYDNFEPRFSLSYQLNEDQSIKASYNRMAQYLQLISNTSSPTPLDVWMPSDNYIKPQLADQVALGYFRNIYNDAYSLEVETYYKKIQNRLDYIDGADLIANNAIEQVILNGHMRSYGLELMIKKNKGKFNGWISYTLSKSEQQTPGRTPEEIGINNGQWYASAYDKTHNLAITSAYNLNEKWSFGANFALQSGQPVTYPNGQYEYLGITVPSYGLRNENRLPAYHHLDISATLTPSKNKDRNWKGEWVFSIYNLYNRMNAASINFRQNTDTGLNEAVQLSIFGIVPAVSYNFKF, encoded by the coding sequence ATGATTACAAAAAAGACCTGCACATTTTTTCTTTTTATTCTTACGATTTTCACCTCATTTGCGCAGGAAAAATTCACTTTAAGTGGAATAATCAGTGACAGCAAAAACAACGAAACTTTAATTGGAGTTAATATCTTTATTCCGTCCCTAAAGATAGGAACTACAACCAACGAATATGGTTTTTATTCCCTTTCTGTTCCTAAAGGAGAATACGACATCGAAATCAGCTATGTTGGCTATCAAACCATTCAGAAACATATTTCTTTACATCAAGATACAAAAAGCAATTTCTCAATTAAAGAAGGTGGCGAAGAACTGCAAGAAGTTGTTATTACTGAAAATAAAGGTAAAATAAATGTCAAATCGCCAGAAATGAGCGTGAATAAACTCTCCATTTCAACCATAAAGAAAATGCCGGTTGTTTTAGGAGAAGTTGACGTTATAAAATCGATTTTGTTACTTCCTGGTGTAACCAATGCGGGCGAAGGCGCTTCTGGATTTAATGTTCGCGGAGGCGGTGCAGACCAAAATCTCATTCTTTTAGACGAAGCAACTATCTTTAATTCTTCTCACGTTTTCGGATTCTTTTCTGTTTTTAATCCCGATGCTATAAAGGATTTAAAATTGTATAAAGGTGGAATTCCTGCACGTTATGGCGGTAGAGCTTCTTCGGTTTTAGAAATCTATCAAAAAGACGGAAGCAGTAAAGATTTCCATATGAATGGCGGTATCGGACTAATTTCAAGCCGTTTACTGGCTGAAGGCCCAATTGTAAAAGACAAAGGTTCTTTTTTGATTGGCGGACGAGCTTCTTACGCCCATCTTTTTTTAAAACTATCTGAAGACAACAAAAATAACTCTGCCTATTTTTATGATTTAAACACCAAATTAAGCTATAAGCTCAATGATAATAACAGTTTATATTTATCAGGCTATTTTGGACGTGACGTTTTCAGTTTAAACAAAAGCTTTACCAATACGTACGGAAATTCAACTTTAAACCTAAGATGGAATCATTTGTATTCTAATAAATTATTCTCCAATCTCTCTTTAATTTACAGTGACTATTATTACGGACTAGATCTTGATTTTGTGGGATTCAATTGGGATTCTGGAATCAAAAACTACAATATCAAATACGATTTCAAGCATTATCTTTCAGATAAACTAAAACTAAATTATGGCGTAAACGGTATTTATTATGATTTTAATCCCGGAACCATAAAACCAACTTCTGAAGATTCTGGGATAAATCCTGATCAATTAGACAAAAAATATGCTTTTGAACCTTCTGTTTATTTGGATGCAGAAAGTCAGCTTTCTAAAAAAATCACGGTGGCTTACGGATTACGCTACAGCTTATTTTACAGATTAGGAGCTTCAACTATTAATTATTATGACAACAATCAAGCAGTAGTTTTTAATAATGATATGCAGATTTACGAAAAAGGCACGCCGACTTCAACAAAATACTTCAGCCAAAACAAAGTCATTCAGAGTTATGATAATTTTGAACCTCGTTTTTCTCTTTCTTACCAATTAAATGAAGACCAATCTATAAAAGCGAGCTACAACAGAATGGCGCAATATCTTCAGTTAATTTCAAACACCTCATCTCCTACTCCGCTGGATGTCTGGATGCCGAGTGATAATTACATTAAACCTCAACTCGCAGATCAGGTGGCGTTAGGATACTTTAGAAACATTTATAATGATGCCTATTCTTTAGAAGTAGAAACCTATTACAAGAAAATTCAAAATAGATTAGATTATATAGATGGAGCCGATTTAATTGCCAACAATGCCATTGAACAAGTTATTTTAAACGGTCACATGCGTTCGTATGGTTTAGAGCTTATGATAAAGAAAAACAAAGGCAAATTTAATGGATGGATTTCGTATACATTATCAAAATCTGAACAGCAGACTCCTGGAAGAACTCCTGAAGAAATCGGAATTAACAATGGTCAATGGTACGCTTCAGCTTATGATAAAACTCATAATCTTGCCATTACATCTGCTTATAATTTAAACGAAAAATGGTCATTTGGTGCTAACTTTGCTTTGCAGTCAGGACAGCCTGTTACTTATCCGAATGGGCAGTACGAATATTTAGGAATCACAGTGCCAAGTTATGGTTTGCGAAATGAAAATAGACTTCCTGCCTATCATCATTTGGATATTTCAGCAACTTTAACTCCAAGCAAAAATAAAGATAGAAATTGGAAAGGCGAATGGGTATTCAGTATTTACAACCTTTACAATCGCATGAATGCAGCCTCAATCAATTTTCGTCAAAATACGGACACCGGTTTGAATGAAGCTGTTCAGCTATCAATTTTCGGAATTGTTCCAGCTGTTAGTTATAATTTCAAATTCTAA